The Ignavibacteriales bacterium genome includes a region encoding these proteins:
- a CDS encoding SLBB domain-containing protein, producing the protein MAQIPFFADQMPIVLRNRGIINPESIEEYIARGGYEALAKVLTTMTPDDVIREIKTSGLRGRGGGGFPTGIKWEACKNMPSDVHYIVCNADEGDPGAFMDRSTIESDPHAVIEGMLIGAYAVGSKHGYVYIRNEYPIALERLQVALTHAREAGLLGKNIFEKDLDFDITIARGAGAFVCGESTALMASIEGRPGEPRAKYVHTVEKGLWDKPTCLNNVETWANVPQIILRGAQWFTSIGTGDVTADPWGGSKGTKVFSLSGKVNNTGLIEVPMGITLRKIIYDIGGGIRDGKKFKAVQTGGPSGGFIPESLLDLPVDYEELTKVGSMMGSGGMVVADEDNCMVDMAKYFLSFTQTESCGKCVPCREGTKRMLDILEKITVGEGTEEDLVLLEELSNMVVESSLCALGGSAPNPVLTTLKYFREEYEAHVKEKKCPGHECRKLIHYTIDPVACVEKGHGCHVCSKNCPDGAIVGESKQVHTIDVAKCGKCGICYDVCKFDAISVE; encoded by the coding sequence CCATGACACCGGATGATGTCATACGCGAAATCAAGACCTCCGGTCTGCGCGGACGTGGAGGCGGAGGTTTCCCTACCGGCATCAAATGGGAAGCGTGCAAGAATATGCCGAGCGACGTCCATTACATCGTGTGCAATGCCGATGAAGGAGATCCGGGTGCTTTTATGGATCGCAGCACGATTGAATCAGATCCGCATGCTGTAATCGAAGGGATGCTGATTGGGGCATACGCGGTCGGCTCCAAGCATGGATACGTGTATATCCGGAATGAGTACCCGATTGCTCTGGAACGTTTGCAGGTTGCGCTCACGCATGCACGAGAGGCGGGGCTGCTCGGGAAGAACATCTTTGAGAAAGATCTCGATTTCGATATCACGATTGCACGTGGAGCGGGCGCTTTCGTCTGTGGTGAATCGACGGCATTGATGGCTTCTATCGAAGGCCGTCCCGGCGAGCCGAGGGCCAAGTACGTGCATACGGTCGAAAAGGGGCTCTGGGACAAGCCGACGTGCCTGAACAACGTTGAGACGTGGGCGAACGTCCCCCAGATCATCCTGCGCGGAGCGCAATGGTTCACAAGCATTGGAACGGGAGACGTGACGGCCGATCCATGGGGAGGCAGCAAAGGAACCAAGGTCTTTTCGCTCTCGGGTAAGGTGAACAACACGGGCCTGATCGAAGTCCCGATGGGCATTACGTTGAGAAAGATCATCTACGACATTGGCGGCGGGATAAGAGACGGAAAGAAATTCAAGGCTGTTCAGACAGGCGGACCTTCCGGAGGATTCATCCCCGAGAGTTTGCTTGACCTGCCAGTCGACTACGAAGAGCTGACAAAAGTGGGCTCGATGATGGGGTCCGGCGGAATGGTCGTGGCCGACGAAGACAACTGCATGGTCGATATGGCCAAGTACTTCCTCTCATTCACGCAGACCGAGTCGTGCGGCAAATGCGTCCCGTGCCGCGAAGGGACAAAGCGCATGCTCGACATTCTCGAGAAGATCACCGTGGGGGAAGGGACAGAGGAAGACCTTGTGCTGCTCGAAGAGCTCTCGAATATGGTTGTTGAGTCTTCGCTGTGCGCTCTTGGCGGATCAGCCCCGAATCCTGTGCTGACGACGCTGAAGTACTTCAGGGAAGAATATGAGGCACATGTAAAGGAGAAGAAATGTCCTGGTCATGAGTGCCGCAAGCTCATTCACTACACGATCGATCCGGTCGCGTGCGTCGAAAAAGGACACGGCTGCCACGTGTGCTCAAAGAACTGTCCCGATGGGGCAATCGTCGGAGAGTCGAAACAGGTCCATACAATCGATGTGGCCAAGTGCGGAAAGTGCGGTATCTGTTACGATGTCTGCAAATTTGATGCAATCTCAGTCGAGTAA